A genomic stretch from Mya arenaria isolate MELC-2E11 chromosome 10, ASM2691426v1 includes:
- the LOC128204739 gene encoding uncharacterized protein LOC128204739: protein MVDRIRYDGKVAQERHNGKVARIRHDGKVARERHNGKVARIRHDDKVARILHDGKVARVRHDVKVARKRYGVKVARVRHSCKVTRVRHNGKVARERHDGKVTQIRHGVKVTRICHDGKVGRICHNGKVTRIRYDGKVAR, encoded by the coding sequence ATGGTGGACCGGATACGATACGATGGTAAGGTGGCCCAGGAACGGCATAATGGAAAGGTGGCCCGGATACGGCACGATGGTAAGGTGGCCCGGGAACGGCATAATGGAAAGGTGGCCCGGATACGGCACGATGATAAGGTGGCCCGGATACTGCACGATGGTAAGGTGGCCCGAGTACGGCACGATGTTAAGGTGGCCCGGAAGCGGTACGGTGTTAAGGTGGCCCGGGTACGGCACAGTTGTAAGGTCACCAGGGTACGGCATAATGGTAAGGTGGCCCGGGAACGGCATGATGGTAAGGTGACCCAGATACGGCATGGTGTTAAGGTGACCCGGATATGTCACGATGGAAAGGTTGGCAGGATATGTCACAATGGTAAGGTGACCCGGATACGGTACGATGGTAAGGTGGCCCGGTAA